CGCGGTGGTCCTGATGGGCTTCGGGGAGTCGTCGCTCGACTTCGAGCTGCGGGCGTGGACGGACCGCTTCGGCGACGCGGAGACGATCCAGAGCGAGCTGGCCGACGCGATCTACGCCGGCCTCGCGGAGGCGCGCATCGACCTGCCGGTGCCCCGTCGCGACGTGCGGCTGTGGCGGGCCGACGAGCCGCCGAAGGAAGATTCGAGCTAGCGGCGCGGCCGGGGCGGATGCGCCCGCACCGCCTCCTCGTCGATCTCGGTCCCCCATCCCGGCCCGCCGGGCAGCAGCAGGTGGCCGTCCCGGATCTCGGGCTTCACGGTGACCAGGTCGTCCTGCCACGGCACCATGTCCGGATCGATCTCCATGATCCGCAGATTTGGCACCACCGAGGCGAAGTGCGCGCTCATCATGGTGGCGAGGTGGCCGTAGAAGTTGTGGGGGGCCACGTTGATCTCGTAGGCCTCGGCCATCGCCGCGATCTTCAGCGACTCGGCCACCCCGTTCCACGGGGTGTCGATGATCGCGACGTCCACCGCGTGCCGCTCGAAGAAGGGCCGGTAGTCCCGGCGGCCGAAGAGGCACTCGCACGAGGCGACCGGAATGGTGGTGCGGCTCCGCACGTAGGCCAGCGCGCTCGCATCGCGGGTGTCCATCTCGACCCAGAACAGGTCGAAGGGCTCCATCGCGCGGGCCATCTTGAGGAAGCCCTCGGTCTTGTAGTTGAAGTTCAGGTCCACCAGGACATCCATCCCGGGTCCGGCGCCCTCGCGGAAGGCGGCGAGCTGCGCGCGCATCGCCTCGACGACGTGGCGGTCCGCGTTCAGCTCCGGGAAGCCCTCGCCGCGCGCGAAGCCGGGGACGTGGGCGCGGGGACGTCCGTCACCCAGCAGCAGCACGTTGGTCTTGAGCGCGGTGTAGCCCTTCCGCACCACCTCACGGCCGAGCGCGGTGACGTCGCCCAGCGTCCGCACCGGCGGCAGCTCCATCTCGCGCGCCCGGCTCACCCGGTAGGTGGCGCAGTGCGACCAGTAGAGGCGGAGGCGGGTGCGGATCGGCCCGCCCAGGAGCGCGTACACCGGCACCCCGAGGGCGCGGGCATTGACGTCGAGCAGCGCGTTCTCGATCGCTCCGATGGCCTGCTGGACCACGCCGCCGGCGGCTTGACGGCGAAGCGCGTACAGCA
The Candidatus Methylomirabilota bacterium genome window above contains:
- a CDS encoding mandelate racemase/muconate lactonizing enzyme family protein is translated as MKITTIESLHADAGWRNLDFLKISTDEGIVGWSEYNESFGGLGVSAVIAELAPTLIGQDPRPWEAHVALLYALRRQAAGGVVQQAIGAIENALLDVNARALGVPVYALLGGPIRTRLRLYWSHCATYRVSRAREMELPPVRTLGDVTALGREVVRKGYTALKTNVLLLGDGRPRAHVPGFARGEGFPELNADRHVVEAMRAQLAAFREGAGPGMDVLVDLNFNYKTEGFLKMARAMEPFDLFWVEMDTRDASALAYVRSRTTIPVASCECLFGRRDYRPFFERHAVDVAIIDTPWNGVAESLKIAAMAEAYEINVAPHNFYGHLATMMSAHFASVVPNLRIMEIDPDMVPWQDDLVTVKPEIRDGHLLLPGGPGWGTEIDEEAVRAHPPRPRR